CAACTTGCAACTGTTCTCGCAAGCGAAGCGGAACTGGCATCCGAAGGTGACCGCCTTTTCTCTCGTTTTCTCATGAGCATAGCGAAGCTCTCGACAAAGCTCTTTCTCGGTTATTCTCTTCAAAGAATCGAGGTCAGCATGACGAATAGCGACGCTTTCAGAATTGCTTAATACTGTCATCCCGTGATGCCTTTGCACGGGATCTCGCCCCAAAATCCCTCTCTTGTTTTGAACGTCCTGGTGTGAAAGAGCCTCTTTCCCAAGATTCACTCTTCACGTTATTTGGTCAGTAATCCATATGTATGTTCCTTCCAGCAACCAAGAACGGGCATCGAACAACCTTTCTTGTGGAACTATTTCAGATCGTCGCCTTCTTTCGCAAACAAACCACTAACACCCTCCGACGCTACGTGGCCCTCGTTCCCAATGGAGGACTCAAGATCAGGCTTATCAGGATTTAAATACGGATTTACGCAAGAACCAGCGTAGTAGCGGCATTTAACTCACAGTCTTATGGGTGCAATGAGCTTGCTAAACGAAGATGAATTGGAAGAAAATGAGAGATGAACCTGAGCGAATGAGACTGGGTCACTTTCTTTGGATAGAAGCGAAATCTTCAAGACAACTGAATTGAAAGGAAGACAGCGTTATGTCCATTCAATGCTCAATGTTGAAGCACTTCGAACTTACTTTGAATTCACTCAAACAACTGGAAACAGGCTCATAATATTCGCAAACTCTATAACCCTTTCAGTGTAATGAGCCCTTCAGATTGGTTTGTCCAAACGATATCGAACTTGGTCAGAAGTGGTTAACTTGATATAATATTAACCAAATACAACAATTTATATGTCTGTGAGATGCTAAGTGTCGTCAAACGATTCTCCCGAAATAGTCTTGGGTAGCGCATGGCGAGGTGCAATTCCAATCTGTGAAATAAGATGGTAAGTTGTTAAGGGTGTCATCTGACTGTCCATTGTGGCAATTGCCCAGTTTAGTTAGGTCAAACCAAGGAGGTAGGAGCATGAGTGTAGAAAAAGGCTTTCCATTTCGTTCTCCGAGAACTGACTTGATCGAGACCTGCAAAGGCGGAAGAGAGGGAGATATTCTCGAATGGCCTGTGAAAAGACAGCCCGGTGGGGGGGAGAAATATGGAGAATGAAAAAAAGACAGTTCGCAGGTTTGTTTTCAAGCTGCTCAAGGTTTACTGGAAACGGGAACTGCTGGCTGCAGTTCTGGTCGGCGTGATGATTGCACTTGCAGTTGTCTTTCCGCTCTTGATAAGGCTGCTAATAGATGTAGTTATCCCTTCTGGCGACATGGACCTTCTCGTAAAGTACGTTTTGCTTGTCGTCGGTCTCTGGTTTGGAAGCTTGATCTTCACATATTTTGGAGAGGTGGTTTTTGAAACCACGGCCCTCATGGCAAAATCGGACTTGCGGAAGCAATTGTTAGAGAAGATGTTTGTTCTTCCTTTCGACTATTTCCACAAGAATAAAACCGGCGAGCTCGTATCGAGATTAATCTCTGATCTGGAACTTGTAGGAACCGTTATAGCGCAGATATTTCCGATACTGTTATTGGGAGTCGTTCAAATATCGGCGATTCTAGCAATCATGTTTGCTTTCAATTGGAAACTGACTCTTCTGCCCGTCGGTTTCATAGTGTTTTCCTTTCTGGTGCTAATGTTCTTCAATATTATGGTGGAGAAAAGGAGCAAAGTAGAGAGGGAGAAATTCGGCGAACTGGCAGGAGTCACAAGTAACATAATCGATAATATGAAACTGATCAGAATCGCCATGCCATTTTCCTGGGTCACAAATTTCTTCGATCGTTTT
The sequence above is a segment of the Mesotoga infera genome. Coding sequences within it:
- a CDS encoding ABC transporter ATP-binding protein translates to MENEKKTVRRFVFKLLKVYWKRELLAAVLVGVMIALAVVFPLLIRLLIDVVIPSGDMDLLVKYVLLVVGLWFGSLIFTYFGEVVFETTALMAKSDLRKQLLEKMFVLPFDYFHKNKTGELVSRLISDLELVGTVIAQIFPILLLGVVQISAILAIMFAFNWKLTLLPVGFIVFSFLVLMFFNIMVEKRSKVEREKFGELAGVTSNIIDNMKLIRIAMPFSWVTNFFDRFQGDHVYAGKRFIKAIKIAGVLKTSINGLISFSLLAYGGYLVMKGEITVGILITFWAYVQSLFNPIQLLMQVNILLRQSWGGLLRTIEVLEAPE